A single genomic interval of Candidatus Gracilibacteria bacterium harbors:
- the fusA gene encoding elongation factor G, translated as MAISKDLKNLRNFGICAHIDAGKTTTSERVLFYTGINHKIGEVHDGGATMDWMEQEKERGITITSAATTTSWKGVDLNLIDTPGHVDFTIEVERSMRVLDGAVAVFDASQGVEPQSETVWKQADKYGVPRIAFANKMDKTGGNFMMTYESIVKRLAGNKVIPIQLPIGQENDFSGIINLINMKAYTFDGKMGEKVIEMEIPASHQAQAEEWHAKLVEKAAEQDDELMNKFFENGTLSEDEIKAGLRKGVIADAVYPLLCGSALMNKGVQLVLDAVVDFLPSPLDIDNGTITGTDVDDHEKEIVLKQDPNESLAAIAFKIMTDPFVGRITFVRVYSGTLKSGSYVMNSVSGGKERIGRLLQMHANNRTEIEEIPAGNIGAVIGLKDTKTGDTLCDEAKPVVLERMVFPEPVISISVEPKTKADQEKMGMALNKLAEEDPSFRVSTNVETGQTIMAGMGELHLEILVDRMKREFKVEANVGAPQVAYRETITQTVTDERGVHKKQSGGRGQFGDVTMTFEPITPEMRAADPEGLKGETVFVNKIVGGVVPREFIPGVEKGLLTAYTRGIIAGYPIVDVRATLTFGSYHDVDSNELAFRMAAIKAFRQAAKKARPVLLEPIMLVEVNTPEEYMGDVLGNLNSKRGQIIEMTERGMAKIIRAHVPLSEMFGYSTDLRSSSQGRATYAMEFAHYSQVPNNITEKIRAERGVKFEEDEEE; from the coding sequence ATGGCTATTTCTAAAGACCTGAAGAATCTCCGAAACTTCGGTATCTGTGCCCACATCGATGCGGGTAAGACTACCACTTCTGAGCGTGTTCTTTTCTATACAGGTATCAATCACAAAATCGGTGAAGTGCACGATGGTGGTGCAACTATGGACTGGATGGAACAAGAGAAGGAACGTGGTATCACGATCACTTCCGCTGCGACTACCACTTCATGGAAGGGTGTTGACCTCAACCTTATCGATACTCCAGGACACGTTGACTTCACGATCGAAGTGGAGCGTTCTATGCGCGTTCTTGATGGTGCTGTTGCGGTTTTCGACGCTTCACAAGGTGTAGAGCCACAATCAGAAACAGTATGGAAACAAGCAGATAAATATGGTGTTCCTCGTATCGCCTTCGCGAACAAGATGGATAAGACTGGTGGTAACTTCATGATGACATACGAATCTATCGTGAAGCGTCTCGCTGGAAACAAGGTAATCCCTATCCAGCTCCCTATCGGTCAGGAGAATGATTTCTCTGGAATCATCAACCTCATCAACATGAAGGCATACACTTTCGACGGAAAGATGGGTGAAAAGGTAATCGAAATGGAAATCCCTGCATCTCACCAGGCTCAAGCAGAGGAATGGCATGCAAAGCTCGTCGAAAAGGCAGCTGAGCAAGATGATGAACTCATGAATAAGTTCTTCGAAAACGGAACTCTTTCTGAAGATGAGATCAAGGCTGGTCTCCGCAAGGGGGTTATCGCCGATGCAGTATATCCACTTCTCTGTGGTTCCGCTCTCATGAACAAGGGGGTTCAGCTCGTTCTCGATGCAGTTGTGGACTTTCTTCCTTCTCCTCTCGATATCGACAATGGTACCATCACTGGTACTGATGTGGATGATCATGAGAAAGAAATCGTTCTCAAGCAAGATCCAAATGAATCTCTCGCAGCTATCGCGTTCAAGATCATGACCGATCCATTCGTTGGACGTATCACTTTCGTTCGTGTCTACTCAGGTACTCTCAAGTCTGGTTCATACGTGATGAACTCTGTATCAGGTGGGAAGGAACGTATCGGACGTCTCCTCCAGATGCATGCGAACAATCGTACAGAAATCGAAGAAATCCCAGCTGGTAATATCGGTGCTGTCATCGGTCTCAAGGATACAAAAACGGGTGATACTCTCTGTGATGAAGCGAAGCCTGTTGTTCTCGAGCGTATGGTATTCCCTGAGCCAGTTATTTCTATCTCTGTTGAGCCAAAAACTAAGGCTGACCAGGAAAAGATGGGTATGGCCCTCAATAAGCTTGCTGAAGAAGATCCTTCATTCCGCGTATCGACAAATGTAGAAACGGGTCAGACGATCATGGCAGGTATGGGTGAACTCCACCTCGAAATCCTCGTGGATCGTATGAAGCGTGAATTCAAGGTCGAAGCAAACGTTGGTGCTCCTCAGGTTGCTTACCGTGAAACAATCACCCAAACAGTTACTGATGAGCGTGGTGTACACAAGAAGCAATCAGGAGGACGCGGACAGTTCGGTGATGTTACTATGACATTCGAACCTATCACTCCTGAGATGCGCGCAGCCGATCCAGAAGGACTCAAGGGAGAAACAGTATTCGTGAACAAGATTGTCGGTGGTGTGGTTCCTCGTGAATTCATCCCTGGTGTAGAAAAGGGACTTCTCACTGCCTACACTCGTGGTATCATCGCTGGTTATCCTATCGTTGATGTTCGCGCGACTCTCACATTCGGTTCTTACCATGATGTGGATTCGAATGAACTCGCGTTCCGTATGGCTGCTATCAAGGCATTCCGTCAGGCTGCCAAGAAAGCTCGCCCAGTACTCCTCGAACCAATCATGCTCGTAGAAGTGAATACTCCTGAAGAATACATGGGTGACGTTCTCGGAAACCTCAACTCAAAGCGTGGTCAGATCATCGAAATGACTGAACGTGGTATGGCAAAAATCATCCGCGCTCACGTACCTCTCTCAGAAATGTTCGGATACTCAACCGATCTCCGCTCATCTTCTCAGGGTCGTGCGACATACGCAATGGAATTCGCACACTACTCTCAAGTTCCAAACAACATCACAGAAAAAATCCGTGCAGAACGCGGAGTGAAGTTCGAGGAAGATGAGGAAGAATAG